The Candidatus Cloacimonadota bacterium genomic sequence ATGTTTGCTTATATATTCAAGGAGATATTAGATATTGATTTACCAATTCCCTTTCCTAGATTATCCTACTATGAATCAATGAGAAGGTTTGGAACCGATAAGCCAGATTTGAGATTCGATCTGGAGATTCAGGATCTTACCGATATCGTACGAAATACAGAATTCAGGGTTTTTGCTTCAGTTGCAGAATCAGGAGGATGCATTCGTGCAATCAATGCCAAAGGATGTGGCGAATATACAAGAAAAGAGATCGATAAATTGGAAGATATTGCGAAGCACCTTGGGGGCAAGGGATTAGCACGAATGAAAGTTGAGAATGGAACACTTCATTCAAATATCGATAAATTTTTCACTGAACAAACTAAGAAAAAGATCATTGAGCAAATGAAAGCCGAGAATGGTGATTTGATCCTCTTTGTTGCTGATAGGGAAAAGATTGCATGCAAGGTTCTTGGTGAGTTGCGCAATCATCTTGCCCGAGAGCTTGATCTGATAGATACCTCACAATTCAATTTCCTGTGGGTCACAGATTTTCCACTCTTTGAGTGGGATGACGAAAATAATAAATGGGAGACAGCTCACCACATGTTCACGATGCCAAAAGATGAGCATATCCCGTATCTGGATATTCCTGATAAATATGGCGACATTATCGGGCAACTGTATGATTTGGTCTGTAATGGACTCGAACTTTCATCGGGAAGTATCCGTTGCCACAGACCTGATATTCAAAGAAAAATTTTTGAGGTGATTGGCATCAAAGGTGAAGAGCTTGAGCAGAGATTTGGTTTCTTCCTCAAGGCATTTGATTATGGCACTCCACCTCATGGTGGTATTGCTCCCGGTATTGACAGAATTGTTATGATCATGACAGCAGCGGAATCAATCAGAGATGTAATCGCTTTTCCCAAAACCTTAAAAGCGGTCGATTTGATGAGCGATTCACCCTCGGAGGTTGATGAGAAGTTGATCAATGATCTGGGATTGAAGATTATCGAATAATTCTGTTTTTATAAGAGAATCTGATAACACATGAAACGTAGAAGCATATATGCTTTTATAGCACTTTTTTTAGTTATACCTCTTGGTTTTTTTACAAAATTCTATAAAGGACGAGAAGCAGATTGGGTGAATAATTCTCTCTGTGGTGTATTTTATGAGATATTTTGGTGCTTGGTGCTCTTTTTGATTTTCAGAAAATTAAAACCAGTCACAATTGCCTTGATCGTATTTTTTACTACAAGCTTGATAGAATTTACACAACTCTGGAAACCGGTTTTCCTTGAAGTTCTTCGAAGTAATTTTTTTGTGAGAACTGTTATCGGGAACTCTTTTGCATGGACTGATTTCATATATTATATTATCGGCTCTTTTATTGGATTGGGTGTAATAATGTTGATAGGGAGGATAGCGCAGGAATAGCGACAGTTCAATCAATTCACTCATAGAGAGTAATTTTCTTTTAGTATAAAGGACACTGTATTGTGTCCTTTTTTTATTTATCTTGGATTATAGCTATTCCGGGAAGTTCTTTGCCTGAAAGATATTCCAAAGAAGCTCCACCACCTGTAGAGATGTGTGACACTTTATCAGCAAAGCCAAATTGTTCGATTGCCGCAGCTGAGTCTCCACCACCAATGATAGTAGTTCCGGTGCAAGCTGCAACAGCCTTTGCAATTCCTTTTGTGCCGTGGGAAAAACTGTGTATCTCAAACATACCCATCGGACCATTCCAGATGACGGTTTTAGATTTTTTTATAATCTCTGAGTATTTGCGAACAGTGAGTAGACCGATATCCAATCCAATCATGTCATCAGGAATAGCATTAATAGGCACAGAATAAAATTCTGCGCTGGCATCGATCTCTTTAGCGACAACTGTATCCTCGGGGAGAATTAGTTCTATGCCCTTGTCTTTCGCCTTTGAGATGATGTCCAGGGCAGCAGGAATCTTGTCTTCTTCAACAAGGGATTTTCCAACTGAGATACCCAATGCTTTCAGGAATGTGTACATCATTGCTCCACCAAGCAGGATGTAATCTGCTTTTTCCAGAAGCTGTTCAATGAGATCGATTTTGTCAGATACTTTTGCGCCGCCAAGTATTGCGGTATAAGGTTTTTCAGGATTTAGCAGTGCCTTGTTCAAAAACTTGATTTCCTTTTCAATGAGAAACCCAACTGCTGAAGGAAGTAATTGTGCAATACCGACATTGGAAGCATGTGCTCGGTGGGCTGTACCAAAAGCATCATTAACGAATATATCGGCGATAGAAGCTAGTTTCTTTGCAAACTCGGGATCATTTTTCTTTTCTTCAGGATGGAAGCGTGTATTCTCGAGAAGGATTACATCACCTGGAGACATCTTTTCAACAGCATCATCAACTTGGGCTCCAATGCAGTCATTAACGAACTTTACTTCCATGCCAAGAAGTTCAGAAAGGCGTTTGGCGACAGGTTTTAGACTGAATATGCTTTTTATGTCATCCTTTGGTCTGCCTAAATGTGAGATGAGGATAACCGAAGCATTATGATCGAGCAAGTACTTAATTGTCGGCAATGCTGCAAGTATTCTCGTATCATCTGTTATCTTTTGATTCTCATCGAGAGGAACATTGAAATCCACTCTTACAAGAACTCTCTTGTACTGTACATCCAGATCTTTTATTGTTTGTTTCTGCATAATACTCCTTATTTAATAAGATTTATATTTTCTAAAAAGACTATATACATATTCATATTGTTTGTTTAAATTTTTGTTAAAAGTCGAATAATCGCGGTGTTTCTGCGATTTTAATTTCCATTCTGATGAAAGAGTTATCAGTCTATCTCTCAATTCCCATTCATGAGAGAATGATTCACCGGAAATGCTTGTAAGGGATTCTATTTGTTTATCTGTTAGAATATGCTCTGATTCAATCAGTTTGAATAATTCCGGATCAATATAGAAGCTATCGATAACTGATGTGGAATATATAAGTGCTTTCTCTTCACCGGAAAGGTGATTGAGTTTTTTCAAATTTCTCAGGAAACGCAATCCAGTTGAGAATCGTTCACCATCAATATCCTTTAATTTATGAATAGGGAATCCAACTTTATCTAATTTCTGAACTACCTTTGGGGACAAAGAGTAAGCAATTTTATGATACACCTGCTGGTCAAAAACATTCTGAACAAAGAAAAGGGCGACAAATGAGATAATGCATGCAATTATCGGTGTGGTAACCCAGCCTGAAGCAATTTTCCCCATAACATCAAATTTGATATTTCGTCCTCCTTTTGCAATTGCAATACCAAGAATTGCTCCAACTACAGCCTGTGAACTTGATACAGGTACAAGCGGATATTTAGGAAAACCAATCGATGTGAGAGCGTCACGAATTTCTGTTGATGCAAAAAGATAAAGCACAAGGGATTGAGCCAGGACAACGATCAATGCTGTGACAGGGGAGAGTTTGAATAATGATTTTCCAACCGTTTTGATCACTTTATGAGAATAGGTGAAAATGCCTGCTGCAATTGCTATGCCGCCAAGAAGAAACAGTATCTGAGTGTCTGTTATTATAAATAAATTATATACATTTACATCATGGAAAGGAGATGAGAAAGTAAATACTCCCATTACATTCGCAATATTATTTGCACCAAGGCTGTATGCACCGAAAGCACCAACAATGATGAGACCGATCCTTGTATATGCATCAAGATCAAGAAGATGTATCTTGGCTTTTGCAAGGAAGAGTTTAAATAATTTGTAGAGCAGAATAGCGATTACTCCAGAAAGAACAGGACAGATGACCCATGTGGCGACAATTTTCGTCAGTGATGAAAAGTCTGTTATAGCTCCGCTGAACATATTCCATCCTATAATCGACCCAACGATTGCTTGAGTTGTGGAAACAGGGAGTTTCAGTTTTGTCATAAAGAAGATGGTAAGAGCAGCTGCAAGTGCAACGGTAAACGCACCTGGCATTGTATTTATGGATCCGAGTTTTCCAAGAGTACCACTTGCACCAGAACCTTCCATAACAGCACCAAGTATCACAAATATAGCAGCAATCCAGGCGGCAACTCGGAATTTGAGCATCTTTGTGCCGACCGCTGTACCAAAGACATTTGCAGCATCATTAGCTCCAAGAGACCATCCTAAAAACAAACCGCTGGAAAGAAGGAGATATATCATACGTTAGATCTGTCTTTTTATCGTATAAATAGCCAAGCGCTCACTCATATCTTCAGCTGAATCGGATATTTTCTCAATTTGTTGAGCACAGAATCTAAGATGGATCTTGTGACTTAAGTCAATTTCAGCATTGAAGATATCATTTTTCAAAGACATTGCAGCCTTGTCCGCTTCTCTCTCATAGAATTTTACTTTGTAGATATGATCATTCACTGAAGCAATATCCTTGAAGAAAGCTCGTACACTTCTGATAAGACTTTCCACCGATTCAATGGAAGAATCTGCTAACTCTATGAACAGATCATCGAGAAACTCAGGAATTTCTGGTCGCTCGACAGCGAATACCTGGAGTGCTTCTTTGATATCATCGATAACTCTATCCGTATTTTCAAGGATTGCAAGAACGTCGCCTCTGCTTTCAGGAATAAGTGTGTGGATATAGAGTTCTTTTTCGATGCTCAATCTGAGTTCATCAGCTTTCCGTTCGTGCTCGGACACTGCATGTAATCTTTTTTCAAAATCGGCCGAATTATCTTTTAAATAATCAATAAGCCCTTTTTTGAAAAGGATTCCTGCCTCGCTGATGACATTCAGAAAGTCATCGATCTGCATCTCAAGCATTTTTGATGTTTTAAGTAATATAGCCACAAAAACTCCTTATTTTGTTACCTTCCAATATTCGGATCCCTTTGGACATCTGCCAAGTCCGATGCCCAATCCATTAAATAGAATTACATATTGGATTCGACACTTTGTGCAAATGTATAACTTCTTGATCCCAAGAAATTTCATAAGCCATGTCCTATGATCACGATGTTTACTTACGTTTCCACAGCAAGGGCAGTTTTTACCAAGAGCAATTTTCATTTTACTTTTTGCCAGGTACCTTCAATGCTTTCTTTTCTGATTTTACACATGTCATTTTCAAGCGTGAAAACCAATGTGTTATTATTCTCAATGTAATAGGAATAGATACCTGCATTTTTACATTGAAGATCACTCAGGAAAGCGATTTTTTTGGACATAATACTAATATCGCCATGCGTATTAATGCGACCTAAAACCGGATCGTTTATAACATATGAAAATGTTTGATCTTCCTTGAATGTTAGCCTTGCACTGAGAGCCGTCTCTTCGTTATTAACAGTTCTTTCCCATGAACCGATGAGGGCTTTGGGTTGCCGAGAAACATAGTAACTGCTGCACGAAACCATAATAGTGATCAATACAACAAGTATCATATATTTTTTCATTTGTCCTCCGAGTTTAACTGTCATAAAATAACGGGATTGCCAACAATTTAATTATTGAAATATTAAGAACATTGACAATGCTTTCCATAATTAATCACTAACAAATATCAATAAATTTATAAAGGATTCGATGATTCACCGTAATCATTCTATTGCACACCAAAACGTGAAAAAAATCTTTTACACACTTGTTTTGTCAATCCTTTTTATGTTATTACCTTCAATCCTCATGGGGGAGATGCCCATGCAGCGATATTACTATGCAGATATCCCTTCCGGCAATGAACCGGTAATTCTTGGTATTGCTAATAATATTATCGATTTTCTGAGCAGAGCAATACCAGCCTGGCATGTTTTTTTTGTCCTGACACCAATTCTCATTATATTCACATGGTTTTGTTCGTGGGTTGCCAGTATTCTGAAAGTCAAAAAGGGACTCAAAACTGCATATACAAGGAAGGTCTTTCATTTTATGATATTTTCGATGGCCGGGATTCTTCAAATCGTAATTGGACTTCCAGGAGTTATCCTTTTCGGTATAATCGTTGTAATAGTTATACTATTTGCCGTGCATAAAGGGAGTGGATTTCCCTTTTATGAAGCACTCGCACGTTCTAAAGATTCACCGAGGAGAAGCGCTTTCATACTTATACCACTTGCGACAACAGCCCTCGGAGGAGTTCTTGCAAATGTATTTTTCTATCCTTTTGCGTATATTGGTTATTTTGTGTGCGGCTGTGGAGATGCAGTGGGAGAACCGATTGGTGCGAAATGGGGGAAACATACGTATAAAGTTCCTTCTATGTTTGGAGTAAAAGTGACCCGGAGTATTGAAGGATCGATCGGAGTGCTTGTTGTTGGATTTCTAGCAGCATTTTTAGCATTGCTTTTCAGCGCACATGATGTCAGAACGAGTTTGTTTGTAGGTGCGATCTGCGCTTTGGGCGGTGCCCTGATCGAAGCAGTGAGTACCCATGGACTTGATAACGTGACGATCCAGCTCGTTGTATCAGGGATCGCATATATTATCTTACATTAGGAGAAATAATGAAGAAAAATCTTTTATTCATTCTATTTATTATTGTGATTATTGCAGCATGCAGTCGATTTTCGCGAGTTAAGACCGTAACAATCTTAAGGGAGGAATCTGACGTAAGTAAACCTGTGCCAAAATTATCAACCTATGAACTGACACAGGCATTTGAAAAAGATGGATTTGAGATCGATACCGTAATGTTCTTTCAGGGGAAAAGGGGCATTAAAGCACACAGCAAGAATGTTTTTAATTATGAAACCAAGAAATTTAAAGATGTCTATTATCTGGAAGGAACAGGATTTCAGATGGGATATCTGTTTGGTTTGATCGCACATGACAAGATTGAGATCATGTGCACACAATTCTTAGACGGAATTGTACCCGCATTTCTCAAACCCGGATATGTGCAACCATATAAGAGTTTGCTGGGAAAGCTGATGGTAGACTTTATAAAAAGCAATGATAAGGGAATCAGTAAAGTCATGCCGCAGGAGTATATGAACGAGATGGTTGGTATTGTTGCCGGCTGTCAAGAAGCGGATTCCAGCACGGTGGTCAATCTTGATAAATTGTTTGCTTTGAATGTCGGTATTGATTTTATTCTCTCACAGACGTATAACATTGAAGGTTTATGGAAATCCATACCTGGAATCGATGGCACGAAACTTAAACCACCTCTCTTCTGCAATGCATTTTCAATATGCAAAAAAGGCACGAAAGATGGGACTCATTATTATGGCAGAGATTTTATGTTCCCGACTGCTGATATTTTTCAGAACATTGCCTGCATGATCATTTATAATCCTGATCCCATGCTTGATTATCCTCAGCGTGTTCCGCTTATTTCAGTAACAGCACCAGGTATGGTCGGCTCCATAACTGCAATGAATGCAAACGGTCTTGCCATTGGAGTTGATATGGTCCCCGCCGGCAATCTCAATACTAAACAGCCAGGTCTAAATTCCCTGCTTCTCGTTCGTCATGCTGCCCATTATGGATCGACATATCATAAGGCATTACGGGTGATGATCCACGCACCGCGTGGCGTTCCATGGCTCTATTCGATTGCAGACGCACAGTCCGGCAGGGGAGCTGTTTTGGAAGCCGGTGCATATGCAGACAGTCTTGACTTTCTCTCTTTTCCCAAAAAGGATCTTCTCAAAGAAGGGCTATTCCCGACAAAGGAATTCCTTGCGGAATATGATACATTAGCACTTTACTATGGCCTGAAGATCCGCAGTGATACATATGTATATCCCGATACATTCTTCTATTTCAACACCGGATTATTCGAGAAATTTGATAAACCCTATGATCCTGAAGAGTTCTATGATAAAATGGGATTTGTCGATTCAACCTTCAAAGCTCATGCTGTACCAGGCTCATATTATTTTGCTCCTCAACGTGAAGATAAACCCGATCTTGTCCTTGTTTCAAACATGTATATCAATCCATCGATGCGTTTGTGTTCAATGGCACCCTGGACAAACATGATCTCTGCAGACCATATGGATGATTCTCAATGGCGTTATGACGCATTGAACAGGATTCTCCTCAGAGAATATGGTACAATAGATTTTCAAAAAGCAAAGGATATCATTAACTTTCTTGCACCTAACGGGAAGTATTATACACATTTCTATGAAGAGATAAATAATAGTGATTACTTTTATCAGATCGCAGCGAGTTCAGACGGAAAGACACTGCAGATTTTCGGAGCAACATCGATATGCGATCTTACGAACAAAGTGATCGAAAGCCATTACGGCTATTTTGCAGACGAATGGTTAAGAATAAGTCTCCAGAATTACATCAAGCAATGAAAAATAATGAAACAAGCAACGGACGTGAACTTGTAGCGTATTGCGGATTGTATTGCGGAGATTGTGGCGGCTATTCAGGAGATATTGCTCACGCAGCGAAAAAGCTAAAAGAGCAGCTCGAAAAATATAAGTATGAGCTCACTGTTAAGGCAATGTTTGCTGATCACTTCAAAGATTATAAGGAATTCCAGAAAAATCTTGAGTTTCTCACTCAGATGAAGTGCCCGATTGTATGTACACAAAGGAATAATACTGAGTGTACGGTTTGGCATTGTTGCCGAGAAAAAGGATTACAAGGCTGCCATGAATGTAGCTCTTTCGAGCAGTGTGATTTGTTAAGAAATCAACTCGGTCTGGTCTTTTATAATGCATGTATGGAAAATATTCGAAATATACAAAAAATTGGGATTGATGCATGGATCGAAACGGGAAAACGGTATTGGTTTAGCTGCGAAGTGGAATAAGAAATAAGATACTGAATAACAGATATTGATTTTGAAAAGGATTTCTATGAAGACAAACTCACGTATGTTTTTAAGTGTAACTATTATTGCATTTTGTATTATGATGCCATTGTATGGTGAACAGAATCTACCTAGTCTTTACGATAATGACAGTTTTAGCAAAGGTAACAGTAAATTTGATTATAGTTCTCTCACCTGGATCGAATCTTTTGATTCATTGCAAGCGTGTTTATCCTTAAGATATGCTTTTACACAATGGAAAGCAATCGATTGGGAGGAAAAGGTGATTGAGACCCGTCCGAAAATCATCGAAGCACAAGATACACAAGATAATGTGAAGTTTATACAAACGCTGTTTGAATATTTAAATGACGTGCCAGATGGTCATATTAGCCTGATCGGTGATGTAGATCCATTTAAACAGGACAAGTTGGCTGGTTGCTATGGATTCAACATTATGCCAATTTCTGATGGAAGAATAGTGGCGACACTTGTACTCGAAGGAAGTCCTGCATATGAAAATGGCTTGCGAACAGGCGATCGTATTATATCATGGAATGGTGTTGATGTTCATGCTGTTTCTCAAAGAGAACTTTGGAATTAT encodes the following:
- the aspS gene encoding aspartate--tRNA ligase — its product is MFDLLENWKRTDYAGNLNIEDDGRDVMLMGWVHNRRDMGNLIFIDLRDVKGIVQVVFNPLNGTQLLTKAHNLRLEYVVAVKGTVSARPENMINPEMKTGKIEVVAKDFKILNSSKELPVQINEKVVADEDLRLKFRYLDLRRQDLQRKIILRHYIVYAMRKFLTEQDFYEIETPLMVRSTPEGARDYLVPSREYKGKFYALPQSPQIYKQLLMIGGFDKYFQIAHCFRDEDLRADRQPEFTQLDLEMSFVTPEDVFKVIEEMFAYIFKEILDIDLPIPFPRLSYYESMRRFGTDKPDLRFDLEIQDLTDIVRNTEFRVFASVAESGGCIRAINAKGCGEYTRKEIDKLEDIAKHLGGKGLARMKVENGTLHSNIDKFFTEQTKKKIIEQMKAENGDLILFVADREKIACKVLGELRNHLARELDLIDTSQFNFLWVTDFPLFEWDDENNKWETAHHMFTMPKDEHIPYLDIPDKYGDIIGQLYDLVCNGLELSSGSIRCHRPDIQRKIFEVIGIKGEELEQRFGFFLKAFDYGTPPHGGIAPGIDRIVMIMTAAESIRDVIAFPKTLKAVDLMSDSPSEVDEKLINDLGLKIIE
- a CDS encoding DUF2809 domain-containing protein — its product is MKRRSIYAFIALFLVIPLGFFTKFYKGREADWVNNSLCGVFYEIFWCLVLFLIFRKLKPVTIALIVFFTTSLIEFTQLWKPVFLEVLRSNFFVRTVIGNSFAWTDFIYYIIGSFIGLGVIMLIGRIAQE
- a CDS encoding phosphoglycerate kinase, giving the protein MQKQTIKDLDVQYKRVLVRVDFNVPLDENQKITDDTRILAALPTIKYLLDHNASVILISHLGRPKDDIKSIFSLKPVAKRLSELLGMEVKFVNDCIGAQVDDAVEKMSPGDVILLENTRFHPEEKKNDPEFAKKLASIADIFVNDAFGTAHRAHASNVGIAQLLPSAVGFLIEKEIKFLNKALLNPEKPYTAILGGAKVSDKIDLIEQLLEKADYILLGGAMMYTFLKALGISVGKSLVEEDKIPAALDIISKAKDKGIELILPEDTVVAKEIDASAEFYSVPINAIPDDMIGLDIGLLTVRKYSEIIKKSKTVIWNGPMGMFEIHSFSHGTKGIAKAVAACTGTTIIGGGDSAAAIEQFGFADKVSHISTGGGASLEYLSGKELPGIAIIQDK
- a CDS encoding inorganic phosphate transporter, with the translated sequence MIYLLLSSGLFLGWSLGANDAANVFGTAVGTKMLKFRVAAWIAAIFVILGAVMEGSGASGTLGKLGSINTMPGAFTVALAAALTIFFMTKLKLPVSTTQAIVGSIIGWNMFSGAITDFSSLTKIVATWVICPVLSGVIAILLYKLFKLFLAKAKIHLLDLDAYTRIGLIIVGAFGAYSLGANNIANVMGVFTFSSPFHDVNVYNLFIITDTQILFLLGGIAIAAGIFTYSHKVIKTVGKSLFKLSPVTALIVVLAQSLVLYLFASTEIRDALTSIGFPKYPLVPVSSSQAVVGAILGIAIAKGGRNIKFDVMGKIASGWVTTPIIACIISFVALFFVQNVFDQQVYHKIAYSLSPKVVQKLDKVGFPIHKLKDIDGERFSTGLRFLRNLKKLNHLSGEEKALIYSTSVIDSFYIDPELFKLIESEHILTDKQIESLTSISGESFSHEWELRDRLITLSSEWKLKSQKHRDYSTFNKNLNKQYEYVYSLFRKYKSY
- a CDS encoding DUF47 family protein, producing MLEMQIDDFLNVISEAGILFKKGLIDYLKDNSADFEKRLHAVSEHERKADELRLSIEKELYIHTLIPESRGDVLAILENTDRVIDDIKEALQVFAVERPEIPEFLDDLFIELADSSIESVESLIRSVRAFFKDIASVNDHIYKVKFYEREADKAAMSLKNDIFNAEIDLSHKIHLRFCAQQIEKISDSAEDMSERLAIYTIKRQI
- a CDS encoding DUF3795 domain-containing protein, translated to MKNNETSNGRELVAYCGLYCGDCGGYSGDIAHAAKKLKEQLEKYKYELTVKAMFADHFKDYKEFQKNLEFLTQMKCPIVCTQRNNTECTVWHCCREKGLQGCHECSSFEQCDLLRNQLGLVFYNACMENIRNIQKIGIDAWIETGKRYWFSCEVE